The following coding sequences are from one Litorilinea aerophila window:
- a CDS encoding cation transporter, producing MQTQTGTGRQTSKHLVLPVYQLGCSASDALVLERRLARVAGIRQVYVNPVTEVAYIDYDPTQIDPGQIQAAIDRAGYGRPEG from the coding sequence ATGCAGACACAAACAGGAACTGGCAGGCAGACCAGCAAACACCTGGTGCTGCCGGTCTACCAGCTTGGCTGTAGCGCCAGCGACGCCCTGGTCCTCGAACGACGGCTGGCGCGGGTGGCGGGAATTCGCCAGGTGTACGTCAATCCGGTGACCGAGGTGGCCTACATCGACTATGACCCGACCCAAATCGACCCTGGCCAGATCCAGGCCGCCATCGACCGGGCGGGATACGGCAGGCCAGAAGGATAG
- a CDS encoding DMT family transporter: protein MQITTRSANSRQRGPFQTISAPAAAARPAFSAGDRARLIAVTFLWALCYPLIATGLAAAPPLAFAALRSLIAGAGLLTVAAVLRRPLPRDANTWLALLGAGLSATGLGFTGMFLAGGAVSPGLATVIANAQPLIAAGLAYFVLAERLGPRRRMGLALGFAGIILVALPGFGSNANSTPLGVAYVLLGALGVAVGNVLLKRLAGQVDLWMATGWQFVLGSVPLSLAAQIFESPVQITWAPTFVAVLLVLSLLGTALAFGLWFSLLHRGELTRLNTFTFLTPAFALLLGAVFFGERMSLVEGAGMALILAGVWWISRRTDVAREAASVRGVPH, encoded by the coding sequence ATGCAGATCACAACCAGGAGCGCCAACAGTCGCCAGCGTGGACCATTCCAGACCATTTCTGCCCCGGCGGCAGCCGCCCGCCCGGCCTTCAGCGCCGGCGATCGGGCCCGCCTGATTGCAGTGACGTTTTTGTGGGCGCTCTGCTACCCACTCATCGCCACCGGGCTGGCCGCGGCCCCTCCCCTGGCCTTTGCCGCCTTGCGCTCCTTGATAGCGGGTGCGGGATTGCTAACCGTCGCTGCTGTGCTACGCCGCCCGCTACCCCGAGATGCCAACACATGGCTGGCCCTCCTGGGTGCAGGCCTCAGCGCCACTGGCCTGGGCTTTACAGGCATGTTCCTGGCCGGCGGCGCCGTCAGCCCCGGCCTGGCCACCGTCATTGCCAACGCCCAACCCTTGATAGCGGCAGGTCTGGCCTACTTCGTGCTGGCGGAACGACTGGGGCCCCGTCGTCGAATGGGGTTGGCACTGGGCTTCGCCGGCATCATCCTGGTAGCCCTGCCCGGCTTCGGCAGCAACGCCAACAGTACGCCGCTGGGTGTGGCCTACGTGCTGCTGGGAGCATTGGGCGTGGCCGTGGGCAACGTCCTGCTCAAACGACTGGCCGGGCAGGTCGACCTGTGGATGGCCACGGGCTGGCAGTTTGTCCTGGGCAGCGTGCCGCTTTCCCTGGCCGCGCAGATCTTCGAGTCGCCCGTTCAGATCACGTGGGCGCCCACCTTCGTGGCCGTGTTGCTGGTGCTGAGCCTGTTGGGCACGGCGCTGGCCTTTGGGCTCTGGTTTTCCCTGTTGCATCGGGGCGAGCTGACCCGCCTCAACACCTTTACTTTCCTGACGCCGGCCTTTGCGCTCCTGTTGGGCGCTGTCTTCTTCGGCGAGCGGATGAGCCTGGTCGAAGGGGCGGGCATGGCGCTGATCCTGGCAGGCGTCTGGTGGATCAGCCGTAGGACGGATGTAGCCAGAGAGGCAGCCTCTGTCCGAGGCGTGCCCCATTGA